In Achromobacter xylosoxidans A8, a single window of DNA contains:
- a CDS encoding Arm DNA-binding domain-containing protein → MRQGFDGVRPASESSIEIGFFHEGRHCVERIRAKPTAANLKRAADRRAAILEAIARGEFDYDAEFPKRGGATKP, encoded by the coding sequence ATGCGCCAGGGATTCGATGGGGTCAGGCCCGCGTCCGAGTCTTCCATCGAGATCGGCTTCTTCCATGAAGGCCGGCATTGCGTCGAACGCATCCGGGCCAAGCCCACCGCCGCCAACCTCAAGCGCGCCGCCGACCGCCGGGCCGCCATCCTCGAGGCCATTGCGCGCGGCGAATTCGACTACGACGCCGAGTTTCCCAAGCGCGGCGGCGCGACCAAGCCATAA
- a CDS encoding ureidoglycolate lyase translates to MTSDKQLDINDLTPDAFRAYGWMLGKPMPDGNGVPLFSNPATDFWQEHLFNTGAGGDAELLWVNYRSQSFEISSLEKHLLTQQAIVPLTGEIIQVVARSAADGSPDLASLMAFRVPQGQGVCMRPGCWHATRVTEEEVTCLMLTRRSTTVDLIQHLTTDAAASESAIVAIPLQRLEGQTQPA, encoded by the coding sequence ATGACGAGCGACAAGCAGCTGGACATCAACGATCTGACGCCGGACGCCTTCCGGGCCTACGGCTGGATGCTGGGCAAGCCCATGCCGGACGGCAACGGCGTGCCGTTGTTTTCCAACCCGGCCACCGACTTCTGGCAAGAGCATCTGTTCAACACGGGCGCGGGCGGGGACGCAGAGCTGTTGTGGGTCAACTACCGCAGCCAGTCCTTCGAGATCTCCAGCCTCGAAAAGCACCTGCTGACGCAGCAGGCCATCGTGCCGCTGACCGGCGAGATCATCCAGGTGGTGGCGCGCAGCGCGGCCGACGGCAGCCCCGATCTGGCCAGCCTGATGGCATTCCGCGTGCCGCAGGGGCAGGGCGTCTGCATGCGCCCGGGCTGCTGGCACGCCACGCGCGTGACGGAGGAGGAAGTCACCTGCCTGATGCTGACCCGCCGGTCCACCACCGTGGACCTGATTCAGCATCTGACCACGGACGCCGCCGCCAGCGAAAGCGCGATCGTGGCGATTCCCCTGCAGCGGCTCGAAGGCCAGACCCAGCCGGCTTGA